A single window of Anopheles moucheti chromosome 2, idAnoMoucSN_F20_07, whole genome shotgun sequence DNA harbors:
- the LOC128305465 gene encoding uncharacterized protein LOC128305465, giving the protein MGAPPAKKPLVNRNLISLKIVLFLFYGALGCLHPYIQKHMTLTGLNYYESQLVTLIAPLVAILGPLIVAPLVDRLAGRSGTSFGKRLRLLAALCMIVSVILYSVLFFAVPRVEREESSRSQVSFACDYDGAIIFQQRCSEERTCYQWKREKIGHLTLTNCSYTCQKPVEFENLNHPYTKGLILPSSTESSVEDEDYDLNDEPLPAPENIRQEPKVQVDNTPIPVPHICEHKGHPEKELCHAYTSASESLKLATVLRSAVNEENETHSAEWCRYPLDGFSCDIPEKQIIWMKLLTNSSNCTPKVECEVHDPYDDEESVLSESVCMRIVGDPEVTFWSYIALRSFGDAFLLAVIVLLNAATIIATRETSTGRGDFGRQIVWGAIGWAVSYFALGWFLETYYAYAGLALLAALVLLVSSGMPLTPPEMWWHTKCGMVAIPMSAIRRYGPESAGLCLVTLILGTFWAVLDNYEGVLVKTYDIHPPADSYYGEVWSAFIVLGALLTIPVLWYAEKIVDFCGHSNILITAITTFIFRFSLLATTEVAWWRVIIDFLYPVTLGLTWLTMVFYMRHIMPRRIITTGQALPVIFHFCLGRFVGALIGMWTNIDDLIVTFQALAISACIISVLYFLLYHLVLAPRCAARLHHEPSASALNITAPETGNGHQQQTALAQPVQTNGSYQPLRIYHNYRGRKGHFRY; this is encoded by the exons ATGGGTGCGCCACCTGCAAAGAAGCCGTTGGTCAACAGGAATTTAATATCCTTGAAAATTGTACTCTTCCTGTTCTACGGAG CGCTAGGATGTCTTCATCCATACATCCAGAAGCACATGACCCTGACCGGGTTGAATTACTATGAATCGCAGTTGGTGACGCTGATTGCCCCGTTGGTGGCAATACTGGGACCGTTAATAGTTGCACCACTGGTGGATCGGTTGGCGGGCCGTTCCGGTACATCCTTCGGCAAACGGTTGCGCTTGCTGGCTGCCCTCTGCATGATCGTTTCCGTCATTCTCTATTCGGTACTGTTCTTTGCCGTTCCGAGGGTGGAACGGGAAGAATCAAGCCGCTCGCAGGTAAGCTTCGCCTGTGACTATGACGGTGCCATCATCTTCCAGCAGCGCTGCAGTGAGGAACGCACCTGTTATCAGTGGAAACGCGAGAAG ATTGGCCACCTGACGCTTACAAACTGTTCCTACACCTGCCAGAAACCGGTGGAGTTCGAAAACCTTAACCATCCGTACACGAAGGGATTAATATTGCCCTCGTCGACGGAGAGTTCGGTGGAGGATGAAGATTACGACTTGAACGATGAGCCACTGCCGGCACCGGAAAATATAAGACAGGAGCCTAAGGTGCAGGTAGATAACACACCGATCCCCGTACCGCACATCTGCGAGCATAAGGGCCACCCGGAGAAGGAACTGTGCCACGCGTACACATCCGCGTCGGAGTCGCTGAAGCTGGCCACCGTGTTGCGCAGCGCTGTTAATGAGGAAAACGAGACGCACAGTGCGGAATGGTGTCGTTACCCACTCGATGGGTTCTCCTGTGACATTCCGGAGAAACAGATCATCTGGATGAAGCTGCTGACCAACTCATCCAACTGCACGCCGAAGGTTGAGTGTGAGGTGCACGACCCGTACGATGATGAGGAGAGCGTACTTTCGGAGAGTGTGTGCATGCGG ATTGTTGGAGATCCCGAGGTTACGTTCTGGTCGTATATTGCACTGCGGTCTTTCGGCGATGCGTTCCTGCTTGCCGTAATTGTGCTACTGAACGCAGCTACTATCATCGCAACGCGTGAAACGTCTACCGGTCGCGGTGACTTCGGTCGGCAGATTGTGTGGGGTGCAATTGGATGGGCTGTATCCTACTTTGCGCTTGGGTGGTTCTTGGAAACGTACTACGCATACGCCGGCCTAGCGCTATTGGCCGCTCTGGTGCTTCTGGTATCGTCTGGCATGCCGCTTACACCACCCGAGATGTGGTGGCACACGAAGTGCGGCATGGTCGCTATTCCAATGTCCGCCATTCGCCGGTACGGTCCCGAGTCGGCCGGTCTCTGTTTGGTAACACTGATCCTCGGCACGTTCTGGGCCGTGCTCGATAACTATGAAGGTGTGCTGGTGAAGACGTACGACATACATCCACCGGCCGACAGCTACTACGGTGAAGTTTGGAGCGCTTTCATCGTGCTCGGCGCGTTGCTCACTATTCCGGTCCTGTGGTACGCGGAGAAGATTGTTGACTTCTGCGGTCACTCCAACATCCTGATCACCGCCATTACGACGTTTATCTTCCGCTTTTCGCTGCTCGCCACGACCGAAGTCGCCTGGTGGCGTGTGATCATCGACTTCCTGTACCCGGTCACGCTCGGACTCACCTGGCTGACGATGGTGTTCTACATGCGCCACATTATGCCGCGCCGCATCATCACCACCGGTCAGGCACTGCCCGTCATCTTTCACTTCTGTCTCGGACGCTTCGTCGGTGCGCTCATCGGCATGTGGACGAACATTGACGATCTGATCGTCACGTTTCAGGCGCTGGCAATCAGTGCGTGTATCATCTCCGTCCTGTACTTCCTGCTGTACCATCTCGTGCTTGCACCGCGCTGTGCCGCCCGTTTGCATCACGAACCGTCCGCCTCGGCCCTAAACATTACCGCACCGGAGACGGGCAATGGgcaccagcagcagacggCACTGGCACAACCCGTCCAGACGAACGGTAGCTACCAACCGCTCCGGATCTATCACAACTACCGTGGCCGGAAAGGGCACTTCCGCTACTAA